The Sylvia atricapilla isolate bSylAtr1 chromosome 10, bSylAtr1.pri, whole genome shotgun sequence genome contains a region encoding:
- the COPS7B gene encoding COP9 signalosome complex subunit 7b isoform X1 translates to MAGEQKPSCNLLEQFILLAKGTSGSALTALINQVLEAPGVYVFGELLELTNVKELAEGSNAAYFQLLNLFAYGTYRDYVANKDNLPELTVTQKNKLKHLTIVSLASRMKCIPYSVLLKDLDMRNLRELEDLIIEAVYTDIIQGKLDQRNQVLEVDFCIGRDIQKKDISNIVKTLQEWCDGCEAVLLGIEQQVLRANQYKENHHRTQQQVEMEVTNIKKTLKATASSSAQEMEQQLVERECPPHTEQRQPTKKMSKVKGLVSSRH, encoded by the exons ATGGCAGGAGAACAGAAGCCATCCTGCAATCTTCTAGAGCAGTTCATTTTACTAGCCAAAGGAACAAGTGGCTCAGCTCTGACTGCTCTTATAAATCAAGTGCTGGAAGCTCCTGGGGTTTATGTCTTTGGAGAGCTGTTGGAGTTAACAAATGTGAAAGAG CTTGCTGAGGGGTCTAATGCTGCttatttccagctgctgaacCTGTTTGCGTACGGAACGTACCGGGACTATGTAG CAAACAAAGATAATCTGCCTGAATTAACAGTGACTCAGAAGAACAAGCTGAAACACTTGACGATCGTAAGCCTGGCTTCCCGAATGAAG TGCATTCCCTATTCCGTGTTGCTGAAGGACCTGGATATGAGGaatctgagggagctggaagaTCTGATAATTGAAGCAGTTTACACAGACATTATCCAAGGGAAGCTGGATCAACGGAACCAGGTGTTAGAAGTGGATTTTTGTATTGGCAGAGACATTCAGAAGAAGGACATCAGTAACATTGTCAAAACACTCCAGGAATG GTGTGATGGCTGTGAAGCAGTTCTTTTAGGAATTGAGCAGCAAGTACTTAGGGCCAACCAGTACAAAGAGAATCACCACCGAACTCAGCAGCAGGTAGAGATGGAG GTCacaaacataaagaaaacattaaaagcTACAGCCTCGTCATCGGCACAGGAGATGGAACAGCAGCTGGTAGAGCGAGAGTGTCCTCCAC
- the PDE6D gene encoding retinal rod rhodopsin-sensitive cGMP 3',5'-cyclic phosphodiesterase subunit delta, with the protein MSATDERAKEILRGFKLNWMNLRDAETGKILWQGTEDLSVPGVEHEARVPKKILKCKAVSRELNFSSAEQMEKFRLEQKVYFKGQCLEEWFFEFGFVIPNSTNTWQSLIEAAPESQMMPANVLTGNVIIETKFYDDDLLVSTSRVRLFYV; encoded by the exons ATGTCGGCCACGGACGAGCGGGCCAAGGAGATCCTCCGCGGCTTCAAGTT AAATTGGATGAACCTTCGGGAtgcagaaacagggaaaatccTCTGGCAAGGAACAGAAGATCTGTCTGTACCTGGAGTGGAGCATGAAG CTCGAGTTcctaaaaaaatcttgaaatgcAAAGCAGTATCTCGGGAGTTAAACTTTTCTTCGGcagaacaaatggaaaaattccGTCTGGAACAGAAAGTTTATTTCAAAGGGCAGTGTCTAGAAG AATGGTTCTTTGAATTTGGTTTTGTGATTCCTAACTCCACAAACACTTGGCAGTCCTTGATAGAGGCAGCACCTGAATCACAGATGATGCCAGCTAACGTTTTAAC tggTAATGTTATTATAGAAACCAAATTCTATGATGACGATCTTCTCGTAAGCACTTCCAGAGTGAGACTTTTCTACGTTTGA